A region from the Triticum aestivum cultivar Chinese Spring chromosome 3D, IWGSC CS RefSeq v2.1, whole genome shotgun sequence genome encodes:
- the LOC123077967 gene encoding uncharacterized protein isoform X5, whose amino-acid sequence MLQGNEYELAPGKVTRSSQLGDGCCWSHGNFVARRKHSGCFSFLPVPRTLFFFEHVCRADFEGVVTCIPLDEPVIEAYTFLGFRLLWGTRRLGGCLSLSLSAHYPLKFLCCLISSVIFSADCVCKTCYRLFNIPHPCLKRTCTCGHSRVEKICEMCYNRSGVLHPFRGEFQFGYHK is encoded by the exons ATGCTGCAG GGCAATGAGTATGAACTTGCTCCTGGTAAGGTGACCAGGAGCAGCCAACTTGGTGATGGGTGTTGCTGGAGTCATGGCAACTTTGTTGCTCGTCGGAAGCACTCTGGCTGCTTCTCTTTCCTGCCGGTTCCACGAACTCTCTTTTTCTTTGAGCACGTCTGTAGAGCTGATTTCGAAGGAGTTGTCACATGCATTCCTTTAG ATGAACCAGTGATTGAAGCCTACACCTTTCTTGGTTTCCGTCTTCTGTGGGGTACTCGTCGTCTTGGtggctgtctctctctctctctctctgcacatTACCCTCTTAAATTTCTCTGTTGCCTGATTTCCTCTGTTATCTTTTCAGCGGATTGCGTTTGCAAGACATGCTACCGTCTCTTCAATATTCCACACCCTTGTTTGAAGAGGACATGTACATGTGGACATAGCAGGGTGGAGAAAATATGTGAAATGTGTTATAATCGAAGCGGTGTGCTGCATCCATTCAGAGGAGAATTCCAGTTTGGCTATCACAAATAG
- the LOC123077967 gene encoding uncharacterized protein isoform X2: protein MLVLPLLGRISVRRQRPWRVWQSDDNKSLVDGLKYASLEECCRSNPYRHLEGLAAERQLVLNGLELYNALHPGNEYELAPGKVTRSSQLGDGCCWSHGNFVARRKHSGCFSFLPVPRTLFFFEHVCRADFEGVVTCIPLDEPVIEAYTFLGFRLLWGTRRLGGSDCVCKTCYRLFNIPHPCLKRTCTCGHSRVEKICEMCYNRSGVLHPFRGEFQFGYHK, encoded by the exons ATGCTAGTTCTTCCCCTCCTAGGCAGGATCTCGGTGCGTCGCCAGCGCCCCTGGCGCGTGTGGCAGTCGGATGACAACAAGAGTCTGGTTGACGGCCTAAAATACGCGAGTCTTGAAGAATGCTGCAG ATCTAATCCGTACCGGCATTTGGAAGGCTTAGCTGCCGAACGCCAGCTTGTGCTGAATGGCCTCGAGCTGTACAACGCTCTGCATCCG GGCAATGAGTATGAACTTGCTCCTGGTAAGGTGACCAGGAGCAGCCAACTTGGTGATGGGTGTTGCTGGAGTCATGGCAACTTTGTTGCTCGTCGGAAGCACTCTGGCTGCTTCTCTTTCCTGCCGGTTCCACGAACTCTCTTTTTCTTTGAGCACGTCTGTAGAGCTGATTTCGAAGGAGTTGTCACATGCATTCCTTTAG ATGAACCAGTGATTGAAGCCTACACCTTTCTTGGTTTCCGTCTTCTGTGGGGTACTCGTCGTCTTGGtggct CGGATTGCGTTTGCAAGACATGCTACCGTCTCTTCAATATTCCACACCCTTGTTTGAAGAGGACATGTACATGTGGACATAGCAGGGTGGAGAAAATATGTGAAATGTGTTATAATCGAAGCGGTGTGCTGCATCCATTCAGAGGAGAATTCCAGTTTGGCTATCACAAATAG
- the LOC123077967 gene encoding uncharacterized protein isoform X3, translating into MLVLPLLGRISVRRQRPWRVWQSDDNKSLVDGLKYASLEECCRSNPYRHLEGLAAERQLVLNGLELYNALHPGNEYELAPGKVTRSSQLGDGCCWSHGNFVARRKHSGCFSFLPVPRTLFFFEHVCRADFEGVVTCIPLDEPVIEAYTFLGFRLLWGTRRLADCVCKTCYRLFNIPHPCLKRTCTCGHSRVEKICEMCYNRSGVLHPFRGEFQFGYHK; encoded by the exons ATGCTAGTTCTTCCCCTCCTAGGCAGGATCTCGGTGCGTCGCCAGCGCCCCTGGCGCGTGTGGCAGTCGGATGACAACAAGAGTCTGGTTGACGGCCTAAAATACGCGAGTCTTGAAGAATGCTGCAG ATCTAATCCGTACCGGCATTTGGAAGGCTTAGCTGCCGAACGCCAGCTTGTGCTGAATGGCCTCGAGCTGTACAACGCTCTGCATCCG GGCAATGAGTATGAACTTGCTCCTGGTAAGGTGACCAGGAGCAGCCAACTTGGTGATGGGTGTTGCTGGAGTCATGGCAACTTTGTTGCTCGTCGGAAGCACTCTGGCTGCTTCTCTTTCCTGCCGGTTCCACGAACTCTCTTTTTCTTTGAGCACGTCTGTAGAGCTGATTTCGAAGGAGTTGTCACATGCATTCCTTTAG ATGAACCAGTGATTGAAGCCTACACCTTTCTTGGTTTCCGTCTTCTGTGGGGTACTCGTCGTCTTG CGGATTGCGTTTGCAAGACATGCTACCGTCTCTTCAATATTCCACACCCTTGTTTGAAGAGGACATGTACATGTGGACATAGCAGGGTGGAGAAAATATGTGAAATGTGTTATAATCGAAGCGGTGTGCTGCATCCATTCAGAGGAGAATTCCAGTTTGGCTATCACAAATAG
- the LOC123077967 gene encoding uncharacterized protein isoform X1 produces the protein MLVLPLLGRISVRRQRPWRVWQSDDNKSLVDGLKYASLEECCRSNPYRHLEGLAAERQLVLNGLELYNALHPGNEYELAPGKVTRSSQLGDGCCWSHGNFVARRKHSGCFSFLPVPRTLFFFEHVCRADFEGVVTCIPLDEPVIEAYTFLGFRLLWGTRRLGGCLSLSLSAHYPLKFLCCLISSVIFSADCVCKTCYRLFNIPHPCLKRTCTCGHSRVEKICEMCYNRSGVLHPFRGEFQFGYHK, from the exons ATGCTAGTTCTTCCCCTCCTAGGCAGGATCTCGGTGCGTCGCCAGCGCCCCTGGCGCGTGTGGCAGTCGGATGACAACAAGAGTCTGGTTGACGGCCTAAAATACGCGAGTCTTGAAGAATGCTGCAG ATCTAATCCGTACCGGCATTTGGAAGGCTTAGCTGCCGAACGCCAGCTTGTGCTGAATGGCCTCGAGCTGTACAACGCTCTGCATCCG GGCAATGAGTATGAACTTGCTCCTGGTAAGGTGACCAGGAGCAGCCAACTTGGTGATGGGTGTTGCTGGAGTCATGGCAACTTTGTTGCTCGTCGGAAGCACTCTGGCTGCTTCTCTTTCCTGCCGGTTCCACGAACTCTCTTTTTCTTTGAGCACGTCTGTAGAGCTGATTTCGAAGGAGTTGTCACATGCATTCCTTTAG ATGAACCAGTGATTGAAGCCTACACCTTTCTTGGTTTCCGTCTTCTGTGGGGTACTCGTCGTCTTGGtggctgtctctctctctctctctctgcacatTACCCTCTTAAATTTCTCTGTTGCCTGATTTCCTCTGTTATCTTTTCAGCGGATTGCGTTTGCAAGACATGCTACCGTCTCTTCAATATTCCACACCCTTGTTTGAAGAGGACATGTACATGTGGACATAGCAGGGTGGAGAAAATATGTGAAATGTGTTATAATCGAAGCGGTGTGCTGCATCCATTCAGAGGAGAATTCCAGTTTGGCTATCACAAATAG
- the LOC123077967 gene encoding uncharacterized protein isoform X4, which produces MLVLPLLGRISVRRQRPWRVWQSDDNKSLVDGLKYASLEECCRSNPYRHLEGLAAERQLVLNGLELYNALHPGNEYELAPGKVTRSSQLGDGCCWSHGNFVARRKHSGCFSFLPVPRTLFFFEHVCRADFEGVVTCIPLDEPVIEAYTFLGFRLLWADCVCKTCYRLFNIPHPCLKRTCTCGHSRVEKICEMCYNRSGVLHPFRGEFQFGYHK; this is translated from the exons ATGCTAGTTCTTCCCCTCCTAGGCAGGATCTCGGTGCGTCGCCAGCGCCCCTGGCGCGTGTGGCAGTCGGATGACAACAAGAGTCTGGTTGACGGCCTAAAATACGCGAGTCTTGAAGAATGCTGCAG ATCTAATCCGTACCGGCATTTGGAAGGCTTAGCTGCCGAACGCCAGCTTGTGCTGAATGGCCTCGAGCTGTACAACGCTCTGCATCCG GGCAATGAGTATGAACTTGCTCCTGGTAAGGTGACCAGGAGCAGCCAACTTGGTGATGGGTGTTGCTGGAGTCATGGCAACTTTGTTGCTCGTCGGAAGCACTCTGGCTGCTTCTCTTTCCTGCCGGTTCCACGAACTCTCTTTTTCTTTGAGCACGTCTGTAGAGCTGATTTCGAAGGAGTTGTCACATGCATTCCTTTAG ATGAACCAGTGATTGAAGCCTACACCTTTCTTGGTTTCCGTCTTCTGTGGG CGGATTGCGTTTGCAAGACATGCTACCGTCTCTTCAATATTCCACACCCTTGTTTGAAGAGGACATGTACATGTGGACATAGCAGGGTGGAGAAAATATGTGAAATGTGTTATAATCGAAGCGGTGTGCTGCATCCATTCAGAGGAGAATTCCAGTTTGGCTATCACAAATAG